In Lotus japonicus ecotype B-129 chromosome 5, LjGifu_v1.2, one genomic interval encodes:
- the LOC130716885 gene encoding vacuolar-sorting protein BRO1 produces the protein MAGSTSSSAAGSTNIMLAIFEKKANTVDLYRPLRNYVAFHYSEREAQNIEDDLQTLKQLRSDLDRNPDPSLPSRRDLLQNYFKALCQVETRFPISPDPDHVNSLTFVWFDAFKPKLKASQQNIHLEKASVLFNLGAVYSQIGLSYDRNSVDGRRQASHAFIAAAGSFAFLRDNASMKASIGNSTTVDLSVECAGMLEKLMLAQAQECVFENTIAKGSTPGVCAKISRQVGLYYEEALAALNVAPLSQHFDKSWIVHVQLKSALFYSEACYRCGLELHEKEEIAEEIARLRSAVSVLTEIKKSSKGAAVQILDAISKLEVNINRNLERAVKENDRVYLMRVPSPSSLSPLPAFSMVKPMPMNEVLDASKEKMFASLVPDNSAKALSRYTEMVDDIIRTQAEKLQQASELTRVRLKEMELPDSILALEGNFTLPTNLKEDVEAVQISGGPAGLESELQQLKDLRRVNQELLVQTEELLQKEAREDAQFRSQFGTKWTRPQSSTLTKNLQDRLNRFAGNLKQAAESDSRIERSVREHSALMAILDARPIESALPSLARPIMSFDQNEDAVVGSLKQSLRQLETLGAQRAGLEDMLKEMKRKDDILPKLMTSTGSYEDLFKKEVAKYDHICEDIAQNIEAQEQLLLQIQAQNDDFSAIFNLEDYKASREKSYKQIEAAIAKFREIKDNINEGLKFYVTLQDAITNVKQQSNDFVMTRNIQCREMIEDVQRQVAGLSFQDKNNGAYNGNYPSVGNQNPRSNTQQTDPSRPQTPYYQPDQRSDTQTNPSRPQTPYYQSAEQPPVPAYGHHPPPYGHQPPPPYQIPPTSAAPYPPPQVHQQPPASHEYGQPAYPGWRGPYYNAHAQQPASAPRPPYTIPSPYPPPHQSGYYKQQ, from the exons ATGGCGGGGTCGACGTCGTCCTCCGCCGCGGGCAGCACCAATATCATGCTCGCGATCTTCGAGAAGAAGGCGAACACGGTGGATCTCTACCGCCCCCTCCGCAACTACGTCGCCTTCCACTACTCCGAGCGCGAGGCCCAAAACATCGAAGACGATCTCCAAACCCTAAAGCAGCTCCGCTCCGACCTCGACCGCAACCCCGATCCCTCCCTCCCTTCCCGCCGCGACCTCCTCCAGAACTACTTCAAGGCTCTCTGCCAGGTCGAGACCCGTTTCCCCATCTCACCCGACCCGGACCATGTCAACTCCCTCACCTTCGTCTGGTTCGATGCCTTCAAGCCCAAACTGAAAGCCTCTCAGCAGAACATCCACCTCGAGAAGGCCTCCGTTCTGTTTAACCTCGGCGCCGTCTACAGCCAGATTGGTTTATCTTACGACCGCAACTCCGTCGATGGCCGCCGGCAGGCTTCCCACGCCTTCATCGCTGCAGCCGGATCCTTCGCTTTTCTACGGGACAATGCCTCCATGAAGGCCTCCATCGGGAACTCCACCACCGTCGATTTGTCCGTCGAGTGCGCTGGAATGTTGGAGAAGCTCATGCTCGCTCAGGCTCAGGAGTGTGTCTTCGAAAACACCATTGCTAAAGGGAGCACCCCTGGTGTTTGTGCCAAGATCTCTAGACAG GTTGGACTGTATTATGAGGAAGCATTGGCCGCGCTCAATGTTGCGCCTTTAAGCCAGCATTTTGACAAGTCATGGATAGTTCATGTGCAGTTAAAGTCAGCTCTATTTTATTCAGAAGCTTGTTACAGATGTGGATTGGAACTGCATGAAAAAGAGGAGATAGCGGAGGAGATTGCTAGATTAAGGAGTGCGGTTAGTGTTCTTACCGAAATTAAGAAAAGCTCAAAGGGTGCTGCGGTTCAGATTCTGGATGCGATTAGCAAGTTGGAGGTCAATATTAACCGGAACTTGGAAAGGGCTGTCAAGGAGAATGATAGAGTTTACCTCATGAGAGTTCCTTCTCCCAGTTCGTTGTCACCACTTCCAGCATTTTCTATGGTGAAACCTATGCCGATGAACGAGGTGTTGGATGCGAGCAAAGAGAAGATGTTTGCAAGTCTTGTCCCTGACAACAGTGCAAAGGCTCTCTCTAGGTACACCGAGATGGTGGATGATATTATAAGAACACAAGCTGAGAAGTTACAGCAAGCTAGTGAGCTAACCCGAGTTAGGCTTAAGGAAATGGAGCTGCCAGATTCTATTCTTGCTTTGGAAGGAAATTTTACTCTACCAACAAATCTCAAAGAAGATGTCGAGGCTGTGCAGATCAGTGGGGGCCCTGCTGGTTTGGAATCAGAGCTGCAGCAACTTAAGGATCTGAGGAGGGTGAATCAAGAATTGTTGGTTCAGACTGAGGAGTTATTGCAGAAGGAAGCAAGAGAAGATGCTCAGTTTAGAAGCCAATTTGGAACAAAGTGGACTAGGCCTCAATCAAGCACTTTGACAAAGAACTTGCAGGATAGACTCAACAGGTTTGCGGGTAACCTGAAACAAGCTGCAGAAAGTGATTCTAGGATTGAGCGTTCAGTTAGAGAACATTCGGCTCTCATGGCAATCCTGGATGCCCGTCCG ATTGAATCAGCACTCCCGAGCTTGGCAAGGCCAATTATGTCTTTTGATCAAAATGAAGATGCTGTCGTGGGGTCTCTCAAGCAAAGCTTG AGACAACTAGAGACTCTTGGAGCTCAAAGGGCTGGTCTTGAAGACATGTTGAAAGAGATGAAAAGAAAG GATGATATATTACCCAAGTTGATGACATCCACCGGTTCTTATGAGGACCTTTTCAAGAAGGAGGTAGCAAAATATGACCATATTTGTGAAGATATAGCTCAAAATATTGAGGCTCAAGAGCAGTTGTTGCTGCAGATCCAG GCTCAAAATGATGATTTTTCTGCTATCTTCAATCTTGAAGACTACAAAG CTTCACGTGAAAAGTCCTACAAGCAGATTGAAGCTGCCATAGCCAAGTTTCGAGAAATAAAGGACAACATCAATGAAGGGTTAAAATTCTATGTTACTCTACAG GATGCAATCACAAATGTAAAGCAGCAGAGCAATGACTTTGTAATGACAAGGAACATCCAGTGCAGGGAAATGATTGAAGATGTTCAGAGACAAGTGGCTGGTTTGAGTTTCCAGGACAAAAACAATGGTGCTTATAACGGCAACTACCCTTCAGTGGGAAACCAAAACCCAAGATCCAACACACAACAAACAGATCCTTCTCGTCCCCAAACACCTTATTATCAGCCTGATCAAAGATCCGATACACAAACGAATCCTTCTCGTCCCCAAACACCTTACTACCAGTCTGCTGAGCAGCCACCTGTTCCTGCCTATGGTCATCACCCTCCCCCATATGGTCATCAGCCTCCACCTCCATACCAAATTCCACCAACATCAGCTGCTCCATACCCTCCCCCCCAGGTCCACCAGCAGCCACCAGCAAGCCATGAGTATGGCCAACCTGCATATCCCGGATGGCGTGGTCCATACTACAATGCACACGCGCAACAACCTGCTTCTGCTCCTCGGCCTCCATATACCATCCCGTCTCCATATCCTCCGCCTCATCAAAGTGGCTACTATAAGCAGCAATAG